The Terriglobus roseus region CGGCGCTTTGTCCAAGGTCCAACATGTAATCCACGTTGTGTATTCGTTGCGCCAAGGAAAGACGCAGCAACGAGTCTTGGTGCCCATACACTTCGCTCGTTGGCGTCGCAGCAAACCACTGGGTCGCGTTCGTCCTTTGGCGAATCGAAACGGAGACGGTTGGCCCGCCTGTTGCCGGGGAGGACGTTTGAGCAGACAACAAGGGAGCAGAACTCGCAAGCGCGAGCACGAAGAGCGAATTCTTCAAGTTGGTCTCCTGGCGATCTATGCGCTACCCAACCTTGGGTTAGGCCGCGGCTTAAGGCTGAAATGCAGACCTCTGAGGATTGGGTGACTCGTCACAACCTCAAACGGCGATCGCAGGGCTTGCCGGAACAATGACCTCGGAACTGTCCGGTGTTGGAGACATCGCTCTTCCACCCTTTCCAACCCACGTTCGTGTCCAACGTCGAGCAACAAGCCGCATCACGATCAACACCGCGATGGCGAACACCGCATATACAGCAAAGCCTGCGGAGAAGGAACCCGTCTTCTGCTTCGAGATACCGAGGACATTGGGAAGTATGCTTCCCCCAAGTGCGCCGATCTCGCCAATCATGCCGCCCGCAATCGCCGTGGTGAGTGGCCACCGCAACGGGACGAGCTGAAAGGTTGCGCCATTCCCAGCACCCAACGCGGCAAAGCACAACATGAAGAGAAGTGTTGTCGCCGCTAACGACGGGGATGTCGTAAGACCAAAGATGCCCGCGATGGCCACCAGAAACACGACAGAGAGCGTCGTGATTCCGCCGATCTTATCGGACAACCAACCGCCCAACACACGTGTCGCGCTTCCCAGTAACGTCGCCATCATGGTCAAGGTTCCAGCCTCCGTCTTTGCCATGTGGAACTGCGACACAAACAATGAGGGTAGGAATGTTGCGAGCCCCAAGAAGCCGCCAAACGTGATGATGTAGATCAAATTGAAGTACCAGCCATCGGCCTCCACAAGACACTTGAGGTGCTGCCCTAGAGTTTGGTGCTCTTTGTCAGGTGGCTCCTTCGCAAAGATGATCATGGTTAGCAGAGGCAAGAGCATGAAAAGCGCAGCGACGCCGTACACATTCGACCATCCGTAGACCTTCGCGAGACGCGGCGCGAAGAAGGCAGCAAGCGCTGTTCCGCTATTCCCTGCTCCCGCAATCCCCATCGCAAGGCCCTTGTATTCTTGCGGAAACCATCCTGCTCCAAGTGATAGTGCAACACCGAAGCTAGCGCCTGCGGTTCCCAATAAGACGCCCATGGCAAGCACATTGGAGAAGGTGTGAACAAAGAAGAACCCATACATCAACGCCGCAATGATGGTCAGCATCTCGATGATGGCCGCACTCTTACGTCCGATGTACTGACCAAGCACACCTAACGGGAAGCGCATTAACGCCCCTGCCATGGTGGGGATGGAGACCATCAACCCTGTCTGTGCAGGGGAAAGATGAAACTGCTCGGTAATGAATGGCCCCATGGCACCATTGAGGACCCAGACAGCAAAGCTGAAGTCAAAGTACAGGAACGCTGCGAAGAGAGTCGGTGGATGTCCGGAACGTAAGAACGCCTTTGCGCTGGCCATGATGTGGCTCCTAAAGTCGAAGTGAGTTTGGTTTGGAAACTACGCTTACGGCTTGTGGTGCGGAGCGAACGTCATGGTTCGACTCGTTACTGCGGGTGAAGCTCTCGCGGCGGCCATGGCCGAGAGGAATTAGCGGCTGCGCTCGACGCGCACAGCACACTGTTTGAAGTTTGGTTCGCGGCTGATGGGATCGAACGCACCCAACGTAACGAGGTTGGAGTTCT contains the following coding sequences:
- a CDS encoding MFS transporter, whose product is MASAKAFLRSGHPPTLFAAFLYFDFSFAVWVLNGAMGPFITEQFHLSPAQTGLMVSIPTMAGALMRFPLGVLGQYIGRKSAAIIEMLTIIAALMYGFFFVHTFSNVLAMGVLLGTAGASFGVALSLGAGWFPQEYKGLAMGIAGAGNSGTALAAFFAPRLAKVYGWSNVYGVAALFMLLPLLTMIIFAKEPPDKEHQTLGQHLKCLVEADGWYFNLIYIITFGGFLGLATFLPSLFVSQFHMAKTEAGTLTMMATLLGSATRVLGGWLSDKIGGITTLSVVFLVAIAGIFGLTTSPSLAATTLLFMLCFAALGAGNGATFQLVPLRWPLTTAIAGGMIGEIGALGGSILPNVLGISKQKTGSFSAGFAVYAVFAIAVLIVMRLVARRWTRTWVGKGGRAMSPTPDSSEVIVPASPAIAV